The Antricoccus suffuscus region TTGCTTCTAAGGCCGACGTTTTCGCCGCCCTGGCCCGCGCTGTGCGCGACGATCTGATTACCGCCCAAGACGTCGACCCGGCGGCCGGGCTCACCGATACCGCCATCTTCGAACAAGCGACAGTCGCCTATCTCAAGGCCTACACACGCAATCTTGCACTGCTCACTGTGATCGAACACTCGGCCATCTCCGACCCGCAGGTGAGCGAGACCTGGCGAGAGATCAGCGAAAGACCCGTCAAACGCGCGACGCGTTACATCGAACGCGCCATAGCCAACGGTACGGCCGCCCCCGCCGGATCCTCGGATGTCATCGCCGAGGCGCTGATCGGTATCGTCGCGCAGTTCGCCCGCATTCTCGAGAAGTCACCGAGGCGCCGCGAGGACCTCGAACACGACATCACCCGGATCTCGACCCGTCTGGTCGGCCTGCCGACGGCCGCCGGGCTATCGAACGTTCGAACCGTCAAGCGTAGAAAGGCCACAGTCCGATGAACATCGACGATTACCTCACCGAGGCCCGACGTCGCGCGGACGCGCGCTGGCCCGCCGACGTACCCCGCGAGGTGCAGTACCCGCTCGGCGAGATCTCCATCGGCGACCACCTACGACACTGGGCCCGCGAGACCCCTGACGACGTCGCGATTGCCTTCTATGGCACGGATATCACGTGGGCGCAGTACGACGAGTTGTCGGATCGAGCCGCCGGCTGGCTCACCTCGGTCGGCGTAAAGGCCGGTGACCG contains the following coding sequences:
- a CDS encoding TetR/AcrR family transcriptional regulator, producing the protein MPGAKQGWAARTNRQPHDGDRRQEIIRAARAVFAKLGYSGTTVADIATEVGISRAAFYVYFASKADVFAALARAVRDDLITAQDVDPAAGLTDTAIFEQATVAYLKAYTRNLALLTVIEHSAISDPQVSETWREISERPVKRATRYIERAIANGTAAPAGSSDVIAEALIGIVAQFARILEKSPRRREDLEHDITRISTRLVGLPTAAGLSNVRTVKRRKATVR